TCTGGTCGACCTCTTTCCCACCCTGCAGATCGTGCTCGGTTGCCTGCCGCTCTATCCCGCCCTGGCCATGGGCGACCTCAGCTTTGGCTGGCTCGATGGCTTGGCGCTGGGCGTTGGTCTGGCCGCGACCCTGATCGAGCTGGTCGCCGACGAACAGATGCGTGCCTTTGTACGCCAACGCACCCCCGGCGCGCATATGGAAAGCGGTCTGTGGCGTTACTCGCGCCATCCGAACTATTTCGGCGAGATGCTCTTCTGGCTGTCGCTTTGGCTCTTCGCGCTGTCGGCCGCACCGGCCTATTGGTGGACCGGCATCGGCGTGCTGGCGATGTTCCTGATGTTCGTCTTTGCCAGTATCCCGATGATGGACACCCGCAGCCGCGAGCGTCGGCCCGGCTTTGCGGACTACGAAGCCCGAACATCCAGCTTGATGCTCTGGCCGCCGAAAGGAAATTGAGCCGACGACCGCCCGCGGCGTGCCGCTTCGTGCCGCTTCGCGCGGACACGCGCGGATCCGCGCCTGTTTGCGCCCAGGCGAACCATCCCGGGGCCCTCAACCGTCACTTTTTCAATAAAAACGATGCACACTGAAAAATTTCTTCTGATTGTCGACCATGGAAGCAAGCGGCCCGAGGCCGCCGCCTTCCTCGAGCGTCTGGCCACGCAGGTCGCCACAGCCAAGCCCGACTGGCAGATCCGCACAGCTCATCTGGAGATCTGCCCGCCGGATATCGCCGAGGCGATCGACCGATGCGTGGGCGACGGCGCCCGCGAGATCGTAATTCAGCCGTTTTTCCTGCTGCCCGGCCGCCATACCCGCGAAGACATCCCGGCCATTGCCGAGGCCGCCCGGGTGAAACACGCAAATTGCACGATCCGCGTGGGTGCCGCGATCGGCGAGGACGACCAGATGGTCGAGATCCTCGTCCGACGAGCGACAGCCTTGCTCGCAGA
The Candidatus Binatia bacterium genome window above contains:
- a CDS encoding DUF1295 domain-containing protein encodes the protein MERPAFTQNRGASLLYCTVVYLIAVPAAWYTFSASGLSPLWAMTAGLYVASIITFLAMLPVNNGSVFDAYWSILPPAAAGYFATLAAVPDWSMRQIAVMTVVWFWAIRLTLNWARSFPGLHHEDFRYIDLYEKTPTPRWFVQLALVDLFPTLQIVLGCLPLYPALAMGDLSFGWLDGLALGVGLAATLIELVADEQMRAFVRQRTPGAHMESGLWRYSRHPNYFGEMLFWLSLWLFALSAAPAYWWTGIGVLAMFLMFVFASIPMMDTRSRERRPGFADYEARTSSLMLWPPKGN
- a CDS encoding CbiX/SirB N-terminal domain-containing protein, whose translation is MHTEKFLLIVDHGSKRPEAAAFLERLATQVATAKPDWQIRTAHLEICPPDIAEAIDRCVGDGAREIVIQPFFLLPGRHTREDIPAIAEAARVKHANCTIRVGAAIGEDDQMVEILVRRATALLAETS